A section of the Paenibacillus odorifer genome encodes:
- a CDS encoding zinc ribbon domain-containing protein: protein MSGLDIRRQPPTSGKPVYKHEYERTAFDYTTIVFAYVFAPVGFILAAIRLLSTHSKRQRKASNINLFYHACMGAFVELAIYFIISKLLGQIDYVALLIRLVIIYALFRIPAIKLSVRAVGWREGFTYLCNDYIALVLVDGIRHIGSLSDIRGFSEENVREVLEYLKDQGVLSPDIVYYEGRVDNPFVKLPPKLIYSKRAQALVRAPENNLRYRNKRDRTVFDRIIMAIAYLFAPLGFVLAMLRFVSTHYKNERKSFNYKLLYHVCMGAFMELAVLFAVGTYKGDFKWYTLLIILVVLYVIFIIPADSFAGRATFATENFDFLCKKYLMLIVVDDVRHIGNLADITKQSEDDVRRDLRYLVRWGLLASDLVYYEGRVKLLDKQPPNLVHPDRAQPSAASENQPSSGRQSLPENRPKPPVQLPKSIVCPSCGAKSRVLPGQDKICDYCGTTIPYS, encoded by the coding sequence ATGAGTGGATTGGATATACGCAGACAGCCGCCGACATCGGGAAAACCCGTGTACAAGCATGAATATGAGCGGACGGCGTTTGATTATACGACTATTGTGTTTGCGTATGTATTTGCTCCGGTTGGCTTTATATTGGCTGCCATTCGGTTATTATCTACACATTCCAAGAGACAGCGCAAAGCAAGCAATATTAACCTGTTTTATCATGCGTGTATGGGTGCCTTTGTAGAATTGGCGATCTATTTCATTATTAGCAAGCTACTCGGTCAAATCGATTATGTCGCACTCTTGATCAGGCTGGTGATTATCTACGCATTGTTTAGGATTCCCGCCATCAAATTGTCGGTTAGGGCCGTAGGATGGAGAGAGGGATTCACCTATCTTTGCAATGACTATATCGCATTGGTTCTTGTGGACGGCATAAGGCATATCGGCAGCCTATCCGATATTCGCGGATTCAGTGAAGAGAATGTCCGCGAGGTTTTGGAATATTTAAAAGATCAGGGAGTGCTTTCTCCAGATATTGTTTATTATGAAGGACGTGTAGACAATCCATTTGTAAAATTGCCGCCGAAGCTTATTTATTCCAAACGGGCACAAGCACTGGTGCGTGCGCCTGAGAATAACCTTCGCTACCGTAACAAGCGAGACCGGACAGTGTTTGATCGAATCATCATGGCGATTGCCTATTTGTTTGCTCCGCTTGGGTTTGTACTTGCGATGCTTCGTTTTGTAAGCACTCATTATAAGAATGAGCGGAAATCATTTAACTACAAATTGCTCTATCATGTATGTATGGGAGCTTTTATGGAACTTGCTGTCCTCTTCGCCGTGGGGACCTACAAAGGGGATTTTAAGTGGTACACTTTATTGATCATTCTGGTGGTCCTCTACGTGATCTTTATAATTCCGGCGGACAGCTTTGCAGGGAGGGCTACCTTTGCAACAGAAAACTTTGATTTTCTGTGCAAGAAGTATCTCATGCTGATCGTAGTGGATGATGTTAGGCATATTGGTAATTTAGCTGATATCACGAAACAAAGTGAAGATGATGTACGTAGAGACCTACGGTATTTGGTGAGATGGGGGTTACTTGCTTCTGATCTTGTCTATTATGAAGGACGTGTTAAGCTCTTAGATAAACAACCGCCCAATCTTGTACATCCTGACCGGGCACAGCCCTCCGCGGCATCAGAGAACCAGCCATCATCTGGGCGGCAGTCATTGCCGGAGAATAGGCCTAAGCCACCTGTCCAACTGCCGAAATCCATCGTTTGTCCGAGTTGCGGTGCTAAGAGTAGAGTACTTCCTGGGCAGGATAAAATCTGTGACTATTGCGGGACGACGATTCCATACAGTTAG
- a CDS encoding SPFH domain-containing protein produces the protein MAIIEVVKYDGPPGIFAWKYPNQELGTWTQLIVNESQEAILFKGGQALDSFTAGRHTLSTANIPILSNIVNLPFGGKSPFTAEVWYVNKTNSMNVKWGTSSPLQLQDPKYKIMISVRSFGQFGVKIDDPRKFLLKLVGTLPQFDHETLISYFRGLLMSNINELISSYLVHKQISILEINAYVAEISKHIQGRLASAFLDNGIELNNFYIDSINIPEDDPATIRLKEALAKKAEMDIMGFTYQQERGFDTMEEAAGNPGNLGVGMMNTGMGLGLGMGFAGPAMDMVNRMTRGMNLDSGTTVIRQEQRSCSKCGVMNPVEGRFCSGCGQALGGNPQGSPSANKIKCFECGHELNAGAKFCPGCGNPYRPCPSCKADNPEGAASCVSCGKEMPKACGKCGTMVAPGVKFCPHCGDSMVIKCSGCGHELKAGQKFCAECGTKAG, from the coding sequence ATGGCAATTATAGAAGTGGTGAAGTATGACGGTCCTCCAGGTATATTTGCATGGAAATATCCTAACCAGGAGCTGGGAACATGGACACAACTAATCGTTAATGAATCCCAGGAAGCGATTCTATTCAAGGGCGGACAAGCGCTTGATTCCTTTACAGCTGGGCGGCACACCCTTAGCACCGCTAATATACCTATTTTATCCAATATCGTTAATCTTCCTTTTGGTGGAAAATCACCATTTACGGCTGAAGTATGGTATGTGAATAAGACGAATTCGATGAATGTCAAATGGGGAACAAGCTCGCCTTTACAGCTTCAGGATCCTAAATACAAAATCATGATTTCTGTTCGCTCTTTTGGGCAGTTTGGTGTAAAAATCGATGATCCGCGAAAATTCTTGCTGAAGCTCGTAGGGACACTCCCGCAGTTTGATCATGAAACGCTTATCAGTTATTTCCGCGGACTGCTGATGTCGAATATAAATGAACTTATTTCTTCTTACCTTGTGCACAAGCAAATCAGCATACTGGAGATTAATGCTTATGTTGCAGAGATCTCCAAACATATTCAGGGCCGACTAGCCTCGGCTTTCTTGGATAATGGCATTGAGCTGAATAATTTCTATATTGATTCGATCAATATTCCAGAGGATGATCCGGCAACGATTCGTTTGAAGGAAGCTTTGGCTAAAAAAGCGGAAATGGATATCATGGGCTTCACCTATCAGCAGGAGCGTGGTTTTGACACGATGGAAGAAGCGGCAGGTAATCCCGGCAATCTTGGAGTGGGCATGATGAACACCGGGATGGGGCTTGGACTTGGAATGGGATTTGCTGGACCCGCTATGGATATGGTGAACCGTATGACTAGAGGGATGAACTTGGATTCAGGGACTACAGTTATACGTCAAGAGCAGCGTTCCTGCTCTAAGTGTGGAGTTATGAATCCAGTAGAGGGACGGTTCTGCAGCGGTTGTGGGCAGGCGCTTGGAGGCAACCCGCAAGGTTCTCCCTCTGCGAACAAGATCAAATGTTTTGAATGCGGGCATGAACTAAATGCGGGAGCTAAGTTCTGTCCAGGTTGCGGGAATCCTTATCGTCCTTGCCCATCCTGTAAAGCAGATAATCCTGAGGGAGCGGCTTCTTGTGTCTCCTGTGGAAAAGAAATGCCTAAAGCTTGCGGTAAATGTGGGACTATGGTAGCGCCAGGGGTGAAATTCTGTCCTCATTGTGGAGACAGCATGGTGATTAAATGCAGCGGCTGTGGACATGAGCTGAAAGCTGGACAAAAATTCTGTGCAGAGTGCGGAACAAAAGCAGGCTAA
- the obgE gene encoding GTPase ObgE — protein sequence MFVDKAKIYVKGGDGGDGLVAFRREKYVPEGGPAGGDGGRGGDVIFRVDEGLRTLMDFRYQRHFKADKGIKGRNKSQHGANADHMIVRIPPGTILIDDDTQEIIADMTRHGQQVVVARGGRGGRGNTRFATANNTAPELAENGEEGQERYVVMELKVMADVGLVGFPSVGKSTLLSVVSAAQPKIGAYHFTTITPNLGVVDVGDGRSFVMADLPGLIEGASEGIGLGHEFLRHVERTRIIIHVVDMSGSEGRDPFEDWVLINDELKQYNASLIDRPQIVAANKMDMPESEENLISFRERVAEVRPDLEIMPISSLTRQGVQELLYRATDILDSIPVAPVVEEVAETTERKVYKLEAEEDNSFTITRDNEAFVVTSPRIERMLKRMQLSTHDAILKLARTLRHMGVDAELRKRGAVEGTIVRIADFEFEFVENSSYY from the coding sequence ATGTTCGTAGATAAAGCTAAGATTTATGTTAAAGGCGGTGACGGCGGGGATGGTCTCGTTGCATTTCGCCGGGAGAAATATGTACCTGAGGGTGGTCCTGCCGGTGGTGACGGAGGCCGTGGAGGCGACGTTATTTTCCGTGTAGATGAGGGACTGCGCACGTTGATGGATTTCCGTTATCAGCGCCACTTCAAAGCTGACAAAGGGATTAAAGGACGGAACAAAAGCCAACATGGAGCGAATGCGGATCATATGATCGTTCGTATTCCGCCAGGAACCATTCTGATTGACGATGATACGCAAGAGATCATTGCCGATATGACGCGTCATGGACAACAGGTTGTAGTTGCACGTGGAGGCCGTGGAGGCCGGGGTAACACCCGTTTTGCCACAGCTAATAATACTGCACCAGAGCTTGCGGAGAACGGTGAAGAAGGCCAAGAGCGTTATGTTGTTATGGAACTTAAGGTAATGGCTGATGTAGGGCTTGTAGGCTTCCCGAGTGTGGGTAAATCTACGTTGCTGTCGGTTGTGTCCGCAGCTCAGCCCAAAATCGGAGCTTACCATTTCACAACAATTACACCGAATTTAGGGGTAGTGGATGTTGGGGATGGCCGAAGCTTTGTGATGGCGGATCTGCCAGGATTAATCGAGGGAGCTAGTGAAGGCATAGGTCTGGGTCACGAATTCCTGCGTCACGTTGAACGTACGCGTATCATCATTCATGTAGTTGATATGTCTGGCTCTGAGGGTCGTGATCCCTTCGAGGATTGGGTTCTAATTAATGATGAGCTGAAGCAGTACAATGCAAGTCTAATCGATCGTCCGCAGATTGTGGCGGCGAATAAGATGGATATGCCTGAATCAGAAGAGAATCTTATTTCTTTCCGTGAACGCGTAGCTGAGGTGCGGCCGGATTTAGAAATCATGCCAATTTCATCCCTTACCCGTCAGGGTGTTCAGGAGCTCTTATATCGTGCAACGGATATTCTCGACAGTATTCCGGTTGCTCCGGTGGTTGAGGAAGTTGCTGAAACTACTGAACGTAAGGTGTATAAGCTGGAAGCAGAAGAAGATAATTCGTTTACTATTACACGTGATAACGAGGCATTTGTGGTCACAAGCCCACGTATCGAACGTATGCTGAAGCGCATGCAGCTTAGCACACATGATGCGATTCTCAAGCTGGCACGGACTTTGCGTCATATGGGTGTAGATGCAGAGCTTCGTAAACGCGGTGCTGTAGAAGGAACAATTGTCCGTATCGCTGATTTCGAATTCGAATTCGTTGAGAACAGCAGCTACTATTAA
- a CDS encoding Spo0B domain-containing protein, with protein sequence MKSWKSAIWAVMLSVMLPLGLLYWHTSLLTCLLLGIWVVAIVAFSFIWSQRHYERELRIQENTLQQAAIRTLNHHRHDWMNDLQILYGYIQLGKPNKSVECVERIKERIALDSRIAKLGIPSLVFYIQSFRTNRSSLELEVQVEEGLQLEDKLNPEAGDELTSVIMQTIRAYQYNGLAPQGETRKLRLGFFQDGGDILISFEGEGEHGNPELLKGQIYNIVQGKIMKAEQFKPSRAYVELRLPLEM encoded by the coding sequence ATGAAATCCTGGAAAAGTGCAATCTGGGCAGTCATGTTATCCGTAATGCTTCCTTTAGGTCTTTTGTATTGGCATACTTCTCTTCTGACGTGTCTATTACTCGGAATCTGGGTAGTGGCAATCGTTGCTTTCAGTTTTATCTGGAGCCAGCGTCATTATGAACGGGAGCTGCGTATACAAGAGAACACTCTGCAACAGGCGGCGATTCGGACACTGAATCATCATCGACATGATTGGATGAACGATTTGCAGATTCTATACGGATATATTCAGCTTGGAAAGCCTAATAAATCCGTGGAGTGTGTGGAAAGAATAAAGGAACGCATAGCACTTGATAGTCGTATCGCTAAGTTGGGCATTCCTTCATTGGTTTTCTATATCCAATCCTTCCGAACTAACAGGTCTAGTCTGGAATTGGAAGTTCAGGTGGAGGAAGGGTTGCAGCTAGAGGACAAGCTAAATCCAGAAGCAGGAGATGAGCTGACTTCAGTGATTATGCAGACCATACGGGCTTATCAGTACAACGGGCTGGCTCCTCAGGGGGAGACGCGCAAGCTGCGCCTTGGCTTTTTTCAGGATGGAGGAGACATTCTTATCTCCTTCGAAGGCGAGGGGGAGCATGGCAATCCCGAGCTGCTCAAAGGGCAAATTTATAATATAGTACAAGGAAAAATCATGAAAGCAGAGCAGTTTAAGCCTAGCAGGGCTTATGTAGAGCTGCGATTACCGCTTGAAATGTGA
- the rpmA gene encoding 50S ribosomal protein L27, giving the protein MLKLNLQLFASKKGVGSTKNGRDSHSKRLGVKRADGQAVTGGNILVRQRGTKIHPGTNVGIGKDDTLFAMVDGVVKFERWGRDRKKVSVYPVDVAPVAAALEA; this is encoded by the coding sequence ATGTTGAAATTGAATCTTCAATTGTTCGCATCGAAAAAAGGTGTAGGTTCCACAAAAAACGGACGGGATTCCCATTCCAAACGTCTTGGCGTGAAACGTGCTGACGGTCAAGCAGTAACCGGCGGTAACATCTTGGTTCGTCAACGCGGAACAAAAATTCACCCAGGAACTAACGTAGGCATCGGTAAAGATGATACTTTGTTCGCAATGGTGGATGGCGTAGTGAAGTTCGAACGTTGGGGCCGCGATCGCAAAAAAGTGAGCGTGTACCCAGTTGATGTCGCTCCGGTAGCAGCGGCACTGGAAGCGTAA
- a CDS encoding ribosomal-processing cysteine protease Prp, whose protein sequence is MISVRITRLSDLGTIVGFEVKGHAGYAKRGEDIVCAGVSAVTVGTVNSIETLTGISMDTSMKNGFLSGTLSSVEDFDTSAKVQLLLESMVVMLNDIAESYGKYIQIQQVNI, encoded by the coding sequence ATGATTAGCGTGCGGATTACACGATTATCGGATCTAGGAACTATCGTTGGCTTTGAGGTTAAGGGGCATGCGGGTTATGCGAAGCGTGGCGAAGATATCGTATGTGCCGGGGTATCCGCTGTAACAGTTGGAACCGTCAATTCGATTGAGACCTTGACCGGAATCTCCATGGACACGTCCATGAAGAACGGATTCTTAAGTGGAACATTAAGTTCTGTTGAAGATTTCGATACTTCCGCGAAGGTACAATTGCTGCTTGAATCCATGGTCGTGATGCTGAATGATATCGCAGAATCATACGGGAAGTATATTCAAATACAGCAAGTAAATATTTAA
- the rplU gene encoding 50S ribosomal protein L21, whose product MYAIIETGGKQYKVQEGDVLFIEKLEAEDGASVTFDRVLAVSNDGGLTAGTPLVSGASVTAKVEKHGKGAKVVVYKYKPKKNYHKKQGHRQPYTKVTIEKIQA is encoded by the coding sequence ATGTATGCAATTATCGAAACTGGTGGTAAACAATACAAAGTCCAAGAGGGCGACGTTTTGTTCATTGAAAAGTTGGAAGCTGAAGACGGCGCAAGTGTAACTTTTGACCGTGTATTGGCTGTTTCTAACGATGGTGGTCTGACTGCAGGAACTCCGCTAGTAAGCGGCGCGTCTGTAACAGCTAAAGTCGAGAAACATGGTAAAGGCGCTAAGGTTGTAGTTTACAAATACAAACCTAAGAAGAACTACCACAAGAAACAAGGTCATCGTCAACCGTACACGAAAGTAACTATCGAGAAGATTCAAGCGTAA
- a CDS encoding Rne/Rng family ribonuclease, with protein MKQMIVHCTQHITRMALLENGRLVEYAAERDQQQGLVGSYYKGRVINVLPGMQAAFVDIGQKKNAFLYVDDVLHPNLDKQPDVKPSIETLLQPGQDIVVQVRKEPSGGKGARVTTHYTLPGRWMVYMPFAEYVGVSKKISREAERSRLKGIGERLRMKEEGLIMRTVSQDEPHEAVEGDLSFLRAQWENITRKAQTVEAPALLHRDLSIVQRFIRDAFNPQRDQLIIDSSAAAREATAFLDDMAPEGYKPVCLYNGAESIFAAYGIQDQLLKSFSRKITLEGGATMIWDETEALTVIDVNTAQYIGGASLEETVTNTNLLAAEEIGRLIRLRDTGGIIIVDFIDMEQELHRKMVTERLEKVICKDRTKTHILGWTRLGLLEMTRKKARHDSASFAPVICQCCGGTGKVGEWLE; from the coding sequence ATGAAACAGATGATCGTTCACTGCACGCAGCACATTACCCGAATGGCTCTTCTGGAAAACGGAAGGCTGGTGGAGTACGCGGCTGAACGCGATCAGCAGCAAGGGTTGGTCGGCAGTTATTACAAAGGCCGTGTGATTAACGTACTTCCAGGTATGCAGGCTGCTTTTGTTGATATCGGACAGAAGAAGAATGCTTTTTTATATGTTGATGATGTATTGCACCCTAATTTGGATAAACAGCCTGATGTGAAGCCCTCTATCGAGACGCTTTTGCAGCCGGGACAGGATATTGTTGTTCAAGTGCGGAAAGAGCCAAGCGGCGGAAAAGGCGCGCGTGTAACGACTCATTATACGTTGCCCGGGCGCTGGATGGTGTACATGCCCTTTGCAGAATACGTCGGTGTCTCCAAAAAAATAAGCCGGGAAGCAGAGCGCAGCCGTCTCAAAGGAATCGGAGAACGTCTGCGAATGAAAGAAGAAGGGCTTATCATGCGGACAGTTTCTCAGGACGAGCCACATGAAGCTGTGGAGGGCGATCTTTCCTTTCTGCGTGCCCAATGGGAGAATATTACACGTAAAGCACAGACGGTAGAGGCTCCCGCTTTACTACATCGTGATCTTAGTATTGTCCAACGCTTTATAAGAGATGCCTTTAATCCGCAACGGGATCAGTTGATTATTGATTCATCTGCCGCAGCTAGAGAAGCAACAGCCTTTCTGGACGATATGGCTCCTGAAGGGTACAAGCCAGTCTGTCTTTATAATGGAGCGGAGTCTATTTTCGCTGCTTATGGTATTCAGGATCAATTGCTCAAGAGCTTCAGCCGCAAAATCACGCTGGAGGGCGGAGCAACAATGATCTGGGATGAGACAGAGGCGTTAACCGTAATTGATGTCAACACCGCTCAATACATTGGCGGAGCATCGCTTGAAGAAACGGTTACCAATACGAATTTGCTCGCAGCTGAGGAGATCGGTCGTTTGATCCGGTTACGCGATACTGGTGGAATCATTATTGTCGATTTTATTGATATGGAACAAGAGCTTCACCGCAAGATGGTCACAGAGCGATTAGAGAAAGTGATCTGCAAGGATCGCACCAAAACACATATTTTGGGGTGGACAAGACTCGGGCTGCTCGAGATGACCAGAAAGAAGGCAAGGCATGATTCAGCCAGCTTTGCGCCTGTGATTTGCCAGTGCTGCGGGGGAACCGGAAAAGTTGGAGAATGGCTGGAATGA
- a CDS encoding M50 family metallopeptidase, translating into MIRIFGIELSLHPLFVIIMLFSVITGQFLELLTLFTIVFIHEMGHVVAALLAGVTVKSVQLLPFGGVAVIEDHGRLTASREIGIALAGPLQNGIMIVIALGLQQAGYGNQEFLTYFIHANAMIGLFNLVPVLPLDGGKVLQATISLVLPYYYTLLWTGRVSVAASVLVIIYAVLPLGAGGGLRLNMVMIGAFLLYSNFTDHRNLPYRFVAFLMNREAVYEYHLRTGSVARPIVALSAKPLDDILRLFKRNQYHFIYVLNGKGNVVAVVPEQRLISTYFGI; encoded by the coding sequence TTGATTAGGATCTTTGGTATCGAACTGTCACTACATCCACTGTTCGTGATCATTATGTTATTCTCCGTGATCACGGGACAATTTCTAGAGCTGCTCACCTTATTTACGATTGTCTTCATTCATGAAATGGGACATGTCGTTGCGGCTCTTTTGGCTGGTGTTACAGTTAAGTCGGTTCAGCTTCTTCCGTTTGGCGGAGTGGCTGTTATTGAAGATCATGGGCGGCTTACAGCCAGTCGTGAGATCGGAATTGCCCTTGCCGGTCCACTGCAAAATGGAATTATGATTGTAATTGCTTTGGGACTTCAACAAGCCGGTTATGGCAATCAGGAATTTCTGACCTATTTTATTCATGCCAATGCCATGATTGGACTTTTTAATCTAGTGCCAGTGCTGCCGCTTGACGGAGGTAAAGTGCTTCAGGCCACTATTAGTTTAGTGCTTCCTTATTACTACACTTTGTTATGGACTGGACGGGTGAGTGTAGCCGCAAGTGTCCTTGTGATTATATATGCGGTGCTGCCTCTTGGAGCAGGTGGAGGCCTTAGGCTGAATATGGTCATGATCGGAGCTTTTTTGCTGTATTCGAATTTTACCGACCATCGTAATTTACCGTACCGGTTTGTTGCTTTTTTGATGAATCGGGAGGCTGTTTATGAGTATCATTTGCGAACAGGAAGCGTAGCTCGTCCAATAGTTGCATTATCTGCGAAACCTTTAGATGATATATTGCGTCTATTTAAACGTAATCAATATCATTTTATCTATGTGTTAAACGGTAAAGGAAATGTTGTTGCTGTTGTGCCGGAACAGCGCTTAATATCAACCTACTTCGGAATATAG
- a CDS encoding M23 family metallopeptidase: MDQKSDIKNRRKERIRSLLEELPEVSAVSGVSEVQELEIAEAPPLFIMPDKSTSFKEWGTGFKNADQSSVEPDPEVMWKKSRGGWEDDGGGGSNFTAGFIRRFVASVLVFGAVWGIFAVHQPWSYKMQAFISDALSNDMDFTAVRVWYEENFNGAPAFIPIFGDKDEPAQKVAAHHQLTAPIAGSVVQPFASTLKGVEIMPQIDSTLNVTVKSIDMGRILSISKELEGGIRIAVQHSGGVTAEYGHLSGTKLEVDDWVQSGDSLGWMMEKDVSSASTLFFAVMKDKTYIDPTEVVSFD, translated from the coding sequence ATGGATCAGAAATCAGATATCAAGAATCGCCGCAAGGAGCGTATTCGTAGTTTATTGGAGGAACTCCCGGAAGTCTCAGCAGTCTCAGGAGTTTCGGAAGTTCAAGAACTAGAAATAGCGGAGGCTCCCCCTTTATTTATTATGCCGGATAAGAGTACGAGCTTTAAGGAATGGGGAACAGGATTTAAGAATGCGGATCAATCCTCTGTAGAGCCCGATCCAGAGGTGATGTGGAAAAAGAGTCGTGGAGGCTGGGAGGATGATGGCGGTGGAGGCTCAAATTTTACTGCCGGTTTTATTCGGCGCTTTGTTGCTAGTGTTCTTGTGTTTGGAGCAGTGTGGGGGATTTTTGCGGTACATCAGCCATGGTCGTATAAGATGCAAGCTTTTATTAGTGATGCGTTAAGCAATGACATGGATTTCACGGCTGTGAGAGTTTGGTATGAGGAGAACTTTAACGGAGCTCCAGCGTTCATTCCGATATTTGGGGATAAAGATGAGCCTGCTCAAAAAGTGGCCGCTCATCATCAACTCACTGCCCCGATAGCTGGGAGCGTTGTCCAGCCTTTTGCATCTACGCTAAAAGGGGTGGAAATTATGCCTCAAATCGATTCAACCTTAAATGTGACGGTGAAAAGTATAGACATGGGACGTATTCTCTCCATCTCTAAAGAGCTGGAAGGGGGCATTCGAATTGCTGTTCAGCATTCAGGTGGTGTCACCGCAGAATACGGACATTTGAGCGGCACCAAGCTGGAGGTTGATGACTGGGTGCAGAGCGGGGATTCACTCGGTTGGATGATGGAGAAGGACGTATCCTCAGCTTCCACACTGTTTTTCGCAGTGATGAAAGACAAGACTTATATTGATCCTACAGAAGTGGTATCGTTTGATTAG